One Thalassotalea hakodatensis DNA segment encodes these proteins:
- a CDS encoding pilus assembly PilX N-terminal domain-containing protein — MNRKQLRGSALVIAIFVIVVMSLLGVALVKMLRTSSNTVVYEVLGTRAFHAAQTGMQWQLNKLFPLNNPAQRCTSFGPAPRIDSVDGFQNCQVINTTCEDNIEVSGVRYYRLTSTGSCAVDDVVTSRTIEVQARSL, encoded by the coding sequence ATGAATAGAAAGCAACTACGAGGCAGTGCGCTTGTGATCGCTATTTTCGTTATTGTTGTCATGAGTTTACTTGGCGTAGCATTAGTAAAAATGCTACGCACAAGTAGCAATACCGTGGTTTATGAAGTGCTTGGCACTCGCGCTTTTCATGCTGCTCAAACAGGTATGCAATGGCAACTAAATAAACTCTTCCCATTAAACAACCCTGCACAACGTTGCACATCTTTTGGGCCTGCGCCACGGATTGATTCTGTCGATGGTTTTCAAAATTGCCAAGTGATAAATACAACGTGTGAAGACAATATTGAAGTTTCTGGTGTGCGTTATTACCGATTAACTAGCACGGGAAGCTGCGCTGTTGATGATGTTGTGACATCTCGAACGATAGAAGTACAGGCACGTAGTTTATAA
- a CDS encoding PglL family O-oligosaccharyltransferase yields MARFNQISFFLLFGYFVIGMPFIMETSGGSGLAYSFNVLAWLCMLLTIALALFKASTEKTFAISWFEYSLLAVLLCLLIPFFYGADYRDFAIPRFLGACVAIAFIIALHQFDIWRNKKHLLLGLILLAVSIQAAVGLFQLSLTEYFAPLHFDPQRNRVYGLFYQPNVMASFIATGFAICCYFMATRQLLAKKWLVLLLILLAIFTVLLTDLLSLTGRYGAMTALICITPLLIKRSIKRTLACYVVIAVAVLTTLYINKHTDEPSYIKDEQRSVNVRETIYSVSLKLWLTEPLTGIGYGHFEREYLDFHNQLKKEQPAIAEPLINLSHPHNEPLLWIVEGGVIPLIGFLLLIGLFVRLMVSSKNTYQAVACLGLLMPIALHTQTELPFYSSTPHLLVFAMLIVYVSKKLLTDTAITTNEGRAISSFKRNGYKAYTVIWHSSAKLTAILITVISTTFLLTTLHTNYIVTQYQKSSVQTLDKLAAIINPLPWRSKIEALVFHNMLYSGVKHKDIQKIAAFASWAEKRVKRKPRKALYEQLLFCYQISGDEKNYQRVLQEAKATYPLVNNWSITAKNYNES; encoded by the coding sequence ATGGCTCGCTTTAACCAAATCTCGTTTTTCTTATTGTTCGGTTATTTTGTTATTGGTATGCCATTTATTATGGAGACGTCCGGTGGTAGTGGTTTAGCCTATTCATTCAATGTGTTAGCGTGGCTTTGCATGCTGTTAACCATAGCTTTAGCGTTATTTAAAGCGTCTACTGAGAAAACATTTGCCATATCATGGTTTGAATATAGTTTATTAGCGGTTTTATTGTGTTTATTGATACCTTTCTTTTATGGTGCAGATTACCGTGACTTTGCCATTCCCCGATTTTTAGGTGCTTGTGTTGCTATCGCTTTTATTATTGCGCTGCATCAATTTGATATTTGGCGGAACAAAAAGCATTTACTTTTAGGGTTAATTTTATTAGCTGTTAGCATTCAAGCCGCGGTTGGACTCTTTCAATTAAGTCTCACTGAATATTTTGCGCCACTTCATTTTGATCCTCAACGTAATCGTGTTTATGGTCTATTTTATCAGCCGAATGTCATGGCAAGTTTTATCGCAACGGGTTTCGCTATCTGCTGTTATTTCATGGCAACACGGCAATTATTAGCAAAAAAATGGCTCGTACTACTTTTAATTCTACTCGCAATTTTTACGGTTTTACTGACCGATTTATTATCATTAACGGGCAGATACGGCGCAATGACTGCGCTCATTTGTATTACCCCCTTACTCATAAAACGTTCAATTAAACGTACGTTGGCTTGCTATGTTGTTATCGCTGTGGCTGTACTGACGACGCTTTATATCAATAAGCACACTGATGAACCCAGTTATATAAAGGATGAACAACGCAGCGTTAATGTCAGAGAAACTATTTACAGCGTTAGTTTAAAACTCTGGCTCACTGAGCCGTTAACAGGAATTGGATATGGCCACTTTGAGCGCGAATACCTCGACTTTCACAACCAATTAAAAAAAGAACAGCCAGCAATAGCTGAACCCTTAATTAATCTAAGCCATCCGCATAATGAGCCACTGTTATGGATTGTTGAAGGCGGTGTTATACCACTGATTGGGTTTTTATTATTGATAGGCTTATTTGTTCGATTAATGGTTAGCAGTAAAAACACCTATCAAGCCGTTGCTTGTTTAGGGCTGTTAATGCCTATTGCTTTGCATACGCAAACAGAGCTACCTTTTTATAGCTCGACGCCTCATTTGTTAGTATTTGCAATGCTCATTGTGTATGTTTCTAAAAAACTACTAACAGATACCGCAATTACCACTAATGAAGGTAGAGCTATATCCTCCTTTAAGCGTAACGGTTACAAAGCCTATACAGTAATATGGCATAGCAGCGCAAAATTAACGGCAATACTGATTACAGTGATCTCAACAACTTTTTTACTAACCACACTACACACCAATTATATTGTCACGCAATACCAAAAATCTTCGGTGCAAACGTTAGATAAGTTAGCAGCAATTATTAATCCACTACCTTGGCGAAGTAAAATTGAGGCGCTTGTCTTTCATAATATGCTGTATTCAGGCGTAAAGCATAAAGACATTCAAAAAATAGCAGCCTTTGCTAGCTGGGCGGAAAAAAGAGTAAAGCGAAAACCGAGAAAAGCATTATATGAACAGCTTTTATTTTGTTATCAAATTAGTGGAGATGAAAAAAACTATCAACGTGTACTACAAGAAGCAAAAGCGACCTACCCATTAGTTAACAACTGGTCTATCACAGCTAAAAATTATAATGAATCATAA
- a CDS encoding pilus assembly FimT family protein gives MKKQSGFTLIELVIVVVILGFLAVTAIPKFLDLTDRAKEANIEGMAGGFATGISLARAQWEALGREQDTGGRNVVSYDGTEVLLTTEAAGIRPGYVVGSTAVSNDGASLGGGFDAANCVDVWNSILQQPPKVTDVPGTLNSDTSMQYYVAKTGTGAASTCFYYLKETIAKDTNGDYDVTNINSVANYFTYQPANSAVAITINN, from the coding sequence ATGAAAAAGCAATCAGGTTTCACATTGATTGAACTGGTTATCGTTGTTGTAATTTTGGGTTTTCTTGCGGTAACAGCAATACCTAAGTTTTTAGATTTAACCGATCGTGCTAAAGAAGCCAATATTGAAGGTATGGCCGGCGGCTTTGCAACGGGTATATCGCTGGCGAGAGCGCAATGGGAAGCGTTAGGTCGAGAACAAGATACTGGTGGCCGTAATGTCGTGAGTTATGACGGAACAGAAGTGCTATTAACCACAGAAGCTGCCGGTATTCGCCCTGGTTATGTGGTGGGTTCTACGGCTGTGAGCAATGATGGTGCAAGTCTAGGTGGTGGTTTTGATGCTGCAAATTGTGTTGACGTTTGGAACAGTATTTTACAGCAACCACCTAAAGTAACGGATGTTCCTGGTACCTTAAATAGCGACACTAGTATGCAATATTATGTAGCAAAAACCGGTACAGGTGCTGCAAGTACGTGTTTTTATTACTTGAAAGAAACCATTGCGAAAGACACTAATGGCGATTACGATGTTACTAACATCAATAGCGTTGCGAACTACTTTACATATCAACCCGCAAACAGTGCGGTTGCAATAACAATAAATAATTAA
- a CDS encoding prepilin-type N-terminal cleavage/methylation domain-containing protein, with protein sequence MHKNGFTLIELIVVIIVVGILASIAVPKYIDFSGNAKTTTLEAIKASIEGGMARVHGKSVVAGNHQLPFAPNANTALAFPRVTLDGQMVAVSYGYPLGSDSEWQKIITYDRDEFTHTATTDSTRFIIYPKGQAVPNNINEDCIVFYLAATDTSKAKVGMNPCP encoded by the coding sequence ATGCATAAAAACGGCTTTACCTTAATAGAATTGATTGTGGTGATCATTGTCGTTGGTATTTTAGCGTCAATTGCTGTGCCTAAGTATATCGACTTTTCCGGTAATGCAAAAACAACAACCCTAGAAGCGATAAAGGCTTCGATTGAAGGAGGGATGGCACGAGTACATGGAAAGTCAGTGGTTGCAGGTAATCACCAATTACCGTTTGCACCGAATGCAAATACTGCATTAGCATTCCCGCGCGTAACCCTCGATGGTCAAATGGTTGCGGTGAGTTATGGTTATCCACTTGGCTCAGATAGTGAATGGCAAAAAATAATTACCTATGATCGCGATGAGTTTACACACACTGCCACTACTGATAGTACTCGGTTTATCATTTATCCAAAAGGTCAAGCAGTACCTAATAACATTAATGAAGACTGTATCGTGTTTTATCTAGCGGCTACCGATACATCTAAAGCTAAAGTGGGCATGAACCCTTGCCCATGA
- a CDS encoding type II secretion system protein, giving the protein MKKLSNVKGFTLIELVVVIVILGILAATAAPKFIDLTGDAKASVMQGVQGSINSAADLAHAKALVEGETSSSASISMAGETVNLAFGWPTNASIVDLIDIDESVSFAAGAFFHLESNDQANCRVTYNNNLTNINGRPEITAVDLDAC; this is encoded by the coding sequence ATGAAAAAATTATCAAATGTTAAAGGTTTTACCTTAATCGAACTTGTTGTGGTGATTGTCATTTTAGGTATTTTAGCAGCGACAGCCGCGCCTAAATTTATCGACCTAACTGGGGATGCAAAAGCGTCAGTGATGCAAGGTGTACAAGGCTCGATTAATTCGGCTGCTGATTTAGCTCATGCAAAAGCATTGGTTGAAGGTGAAACCTCAAGTAGCGCGTCTATTTCAATGGCTGGCGAAACGGTCAACCTTGCATTTGGATGGCCAACCAATGCATCAATTGTTGACTTAATTGATATTGATGAGTCAGTAAGTTTTGCTGCGGGGGCATTTTTTCATTTAGAGTCAAATGATCAAGCAAATTGTCGTGTGACTTATAACAATAACTTAACAAATATCAATGGTCGCCCTGAAATAACCGCGGTTGATTTAGATGCGTGTTAA
- a CDS encoding type II secretion system protein, producing MITTPHRPLQGFTTIEMVVTIIILAIVAVTIVPKWFTSNGYEEMTYQDEIITTLRAVQMRAMQQATDEHCHTVKVQAKTIGLLATDLSTSNNCHASNWQDDARYDLTKEDGPTSVQIDANHEVAFSGADIQFDKMGRPNNCTAPCEIQIQGSEKTVKVLVNIEGFIYEG from the coding sequence ATGATAACGACTCCACATCGCCCGTTACAAGGGTTTACCACCATTGAAATGGTCGTAACTATTATTATTTTAGCGATTGTTGCGGTAACGATTGTACCTAAATGGTTTACTAGCAACGGTTATGAAGAAATGACCTATCAAGATGAAATCATCACAACCTTGCGTGCTGTGCAAATGCGCGCAATGCAACAAGCAACGGATGAACATTGCCATACGGTAAAAGTGCAAGCGAAAACTATTGGGTTATTAGCAACAGATCTTAGTACCTCGAATAATTGTCATGCGAGTAATTGGCAGGATGATGCACGATATGACTTAACCAAAGAAGATGGCCCTACGAGTGTTCAAATAGATGCAAATCATGAGGTAGCTTTTAGCGGAGCAGATATTCAATTTGATAAGATGGGACGGCCGAACAATTGTACCGCACCTTGTGAAATACAGATACAAGGCAGCGAAAAAACCGTAAAAGTATTGGTAAATATAGAAGGCTTTATTTATGAAGGTTAA
- a CDS encoding type II secretion system protein — protein sequence MKVKSKGFTLIETIVGMVVLSISFAVLTSLLYPATEQSASVLHQIRGAELAQSMLNEIQQKAFDENSDKSGGRLRCGETGIAACSTSMGNEEANERKQFDDVDDYHGLIYNVGEIEDSQENALDYLGYTLSVKVGNDSDYNGATYEEGDTDDNRNTAKLITVTVTTPTGYELTFSTYRTNH from the coding sequence ATGAAGGTTAAGAGTAAAGGCTTTACGTTAATCGAAACCATTGTTGGTATGGTGGTGCTTTCTATTTCATTTGCCGTTTTAACTAGTTTATTATACCCCGCGACTGAGCAAAGTGCGAGTGTATTGCATCAAATACGAGGTGCTGAATTAGCACAATCAATGCTCAATGAAATTCAGCAAAAAGCATTCGATGAAAATAGCGATAAGTCTGGAGGCCGATTACGCTGTGGTGAAACAGGTATTGCTGCATGCAGCACAAGCATGGGAAATGAAGAAGCTAATGAACGTAAGCAATTTGATGATGTAGATGATTACCATGGGCTAATTTATAACGTCGGTGAAATTGAAGATTCTCAAGAAAATGCTCTTGATTATTTAGGCTATACCTTATCGGTCAAAGTAGGCAATGATAGTGACTATAATGGTGCTACTTATGAAGAAGGTGATACTGATGATAATCGCAATACGGCAAAACTTATCACGGTGACTGTAACAACGCCAACAGGTTACGAACTTACGTTTTCAACCTACCGGACAAACCACTGA
- a CDS encoding LamG domain-containing protein produces the protein MYIKVFAATILLCCSVVANAIDCSEIFPQQDHSFAVNGSKQFFSYGDDSECNSNKCKSVTIPTFTPPSVTGLPNNGAFNLTTVTDGVYYYSSWGLTDSEGLTFSGAGTAVIYIDGNATIPVGSEVNLSGVPSNILIVVTGALTIADDVKINANIYVAGSAVIGSLGGNDFDINGAISVGGALAVYGEGEFDFDAEDITDMDTHGLCVNTKPFDFSCNSTFVDGLTSHTNNGQIHFYRDSKIINNPDNLLATARIMHSSNNSSCDIYGQCSASGSPTTKIVESRFKTTSSSRDFSVSRNSTRTINGNNFEEVEIERDGTLNFSSNYSEYRIETLSLKANATLRLTPGDYWIEELTYSGVALNFEVIGSGLVRLFFKDGDGNNNALELPRNTTINQGGNASEFHIYAYQGVKLNRNVNLTALLYAIEDIEIERSATILGAISGDNIELKRDSFVTYSCGSTAQPKEVLHLKMEEPTWQGGTGLVTDSINGINGTAYNGANTVGNASCRYGEFDGRNDHVEIPHNDLLNGSSTLTYAAYFRANSWNGTTQIMAKSVHGGGSGRAQMGIFSERGVLKGRAETVNGRHEITSSLPAILGDWVHVALVFDGSSLKLYQDGVVVASKSFSATTLVQTNDPLAISKRVGTNQYFFHGLIDDIHVFQNALSAAEVQTLIDNNPSCPLTDVDHYLITHSGTGLTCEPEPITIKACTNSFGANCVESSNIVNVDLVATGSSHAVTQTVSFIGSTTVDLPFQVAETATLSINNASIAASNGYVCNSNNPNDCEITFSNAGFKITGFNNIEVAGEPMLSAGNSRIFIQAVKDNKGVCQGYFDTPGVRDIDFAMKAITPNTTNGTQDYAMGNSIIPKYNGATPSQYTSVSLTFDVNSQAQLPNNLYDDAGEIALYAKHTIPATVDNPAITLVGDSDVFYVRPYAFLISAFTSSGNSLDNTSDTGGSIQKAGEAFNLSIKAVNKSGDVTKNFNKNVELALQRTAPFSEGDEGVLVAKSVLGLVSNTLAENYTGVTVPFSQGEYNSTVNDQGAAYSEVGLIKLFAREVQNANNNNNHAQGQSAIGRFVPAQFAMISSGVDNFCNAMTYMSQPEIKFNYQIEAQNSKGVKTENYLKTSNFDFIKANITFVAENANVTDLTTRLADFKGSWQSGVYENDDDHLGDDLGKFNRLTTIDGPYEQLRYGIKLVDPEGSELLSLDMLSNAGNFTAKALAIDVSEMLYGRWVMDNAYGPETEDLPVAMTVEYFNGGKFMTNTSDSCTTPSLNRTPNDKVASGAIFSGGLGEGQYRLFDEDNSDGLTASDVEAATSGAFAAGHFIEQPSRFTFSAPRNGEQGVLRFEYEVPAWLKYDWQDNGNNDDNPAALLNFGLFRGNDRVISWREIQK, from the coding sequence ATGTATATTAAGGTATTTGCTGCTACCATTTTGTTATGTTGTTCAGTGGTTGCTAATGCAATAGATTGTTCAGAGATCTTTCCTCAGCAAGATCATTCATTTGCTGTGAACGGCAGTAAACAATTTTTTTCGTATGGTGATGATAGTGAATGTAATAGCAATAAGTGCAAGAGCGTTACTATACCGACCTTTACCCCCCCTTCTGTAACCGGTTTACCCAATAACGGCGCGTTTAATCTAACCACCGTAACCGATGGGGTTTATTATTATTCTAGTTGGGGACTTACTGACAGTGAAGGGCTGACATTTTCTGGAGCAGGTACAGCGGTTATTTACATTGACGGAAACGCGACAATTCCTGTTGGTTCTGAAGTTAACTTATCAGGAGTACCAAGCAATATTTTAATTGTTGTAACTGGAGCCTTAACGATTGCCGACGATGTCAAAATTAATGCGAATATTTATGTGGCTGGTTCTGCTGTAATAGGAAGTTTGGGTGGGAATGACTTTGATATTAATGGCGCTATTTCAGTTGGTGGAGCGCTAGCGGTATATGGTGAAGGTGAATTTGATTTTGATGCTGAAGATATAACCGATATGGATACACATGGTTTATGTGTCAATACTAAACCTTTTGACTTTTCTTGTAATTCAACATTTGTCGATGGTTTAACGAGCCACACAAATAATGGCCAAATACATTTTTATCGTGATAGTAAAATTATCAATAATCCTGATAACCTTCTCGCTACAGCAAGGATTATGCATTCAAGTAATAATTCTTCTTGTGATATCTATGGGCAATGTTCAGCTTCAGGTTCACCAACCACTAAAATTGTCGAGTCTCGATTTAAAACAACATCAAGTAGCCGAGATTTCAGTGTCTCACGAAATAGTACGAGAACTATCAATGGCAATAACTTTGAAGAAGTCGAAATAGAAAGAGATGGCACGTTAAACTTTTCATCTAACTATTCTGAATATCGCATTGAAACACTATCATTAAAAGCTAACGCTACTTTGCGCTTGACGCCAGGTGATTATTGGATTGAAGAGTTAACCTATTCAGGCGTTGCTCTTAATTTTGAAGTGATTGGCAGTGGCTTAGTACGTCTGTTTTTTAAAGATGGTGATGGAAATAATAATGCGCTGGAGTTACCAAGAAATACTACGATAAATCAGGGGGGGAATGCGAGTGAATTTCATATTTATGCCTATCAAGGCGTAAAGTTAAACCGTAACGTTAATCTGACTGCGCTCTTATATGCCATTGAAGATATTGAAATTGAAAGGAGCGCCACTATTTTAGGCGCAATTTCGGGTGATAATATTGAATTGAAGCGAGACTCTTTTGTTACTTACAGTTGTGGCTCAACAGCACAACCAAAAGAAGTGTTGCATTTAAAAATGGAAGAGCCAACGTGGCAAGGTGGCACTGGCTTAGTTACTGACAGTATTAATGGCATCAACGGTACTGCTTATAATGGCGCTAATACCGTTGGTAATGCGTCATGTCGATATGGTGAGTTTGATGGACGTAACGATCACGTTGAAATTCCCCACAACGACCTATTAAACGGTTCTTCAACCTTAACTTATGCTGCTTATTTTAGGGCGAATAGTTGGAATGGTACTACACAAATAATGGCCAAATCAGTACACGGCGGTGGATCTGGTAGAGCACAAATGGGTATTTTTTCTGAAAGAGGTGTTTTAAAGGGGCGGGCCGAAACGGTTAATGGTAGGCATGAAATTACGTCGTCATTACCTGCAATATTAGGTGATTGGGTACATGTTGCTTTGGTATTTGATGGTTCAAGTTTAAAGCTATATCAAGACGGTGTCGTTGTTGCTAGTAAATCTTTCTCTGCGACAACATTAGTTCAAACCAATGACCCATTAGCGATCAGTAAACGGGTAGGTACCAATCAATATTTCTTCCATGGTCTTATTGATGATATTCATGTTTTTCAAAATGCATTATCTGCCGCAGAAGTACAAACGCTTATTGATAACAACCCGAGTTGTCCACTGACCGATGTGGATCATTACTTAATCACGCACAGTGGAACAGGATTAACATGTGAACCGGAGCCCATCACAATAAAAGCATGTACCAATAGCTTTGGCGCAAATTGTGTAGAATCGAGCAATATTGTCAATGTAGATCTTGTTGCTACAGGTAGTTCACATGCCGTGACTCAAACGGTCAGTTTTATTGGCAGCACCACGGTTGATTTACCTTTTCAAGTCGCAGAGACGGCGACGTTATCAATTAATAATGCCAGTATTGCAGCTAGCAACGGATACGTATGTAATAGTAATAATCCAAATGATTGTGAAATCACGTTTAGTAACGCGGGCTTTAAAATTACCGGCTTCAATAACATTGAAGTTGCTGGCGAGCCAATGCTTTCTGCTGGAAACTCGAGAATCTTTATTCAAGCAGTGAAAGATAATAAAGGGGTATGCCAAGGATATTTTGATACCCCAGGCGTTAGAGATATTGATTTCGCCATGAAAGCTATCACGCCAAATACAACCAATGGCACGCAGGACTACGCCATGGGCAATAGCATAATACCGAAGTACAACGGTGCAACGCCCAGTCAATATACATCGGTCAGTTTAACGTTTGATGTGAACTCGCAAGCGCAATTGCCGAATAACCTCTATGATGATGCAGGTGAAATTGCGTTATATGCCAAGCACACTATTCCCGCTACTGTAGACAACCCTGCAATCACGCTTGTTGGAGACAGTGATGTTTTTTATGTAAGGCCTTATGCGTTTTTAATTTCAGCCTTTACTTCTTCCGGAAATAGCCTAGATAACACAAGCGATACTGGGGGAAGTATTCAAAAAGCGGGTGAAGCGTTTAATTTATCGATAAAAGCCGTGAATAAATCAGGTGATGTGACAAAGAATTTTAACAAAAATGTTGAGTTGGCGTTACAACGCACAGCGCCATTTAGCGAAGGTGATGAGGGAGTATTGGTTGCTAAAAGTGTATTAGGGTTAGTGTCAAATACCCTCGCAGAAAATTATACCGGTGTCACGGTGCCTTTTTCTCAAGGGGAATACAATAGCACAGTCAATGATCAAGGTGCGGCATACAGTGAAGTAGGATTAATTAAATTGTTTGCTCGTGAAGTACAAAATGCCAATAACAACAATAATCATGCGCAAGGCCAGTCGGCTATCGGGCGATTTGTGCCGGCGCAGTTTGCGATGATCAGTAGTGGTGTAGATAATTTTTGTAATGCTATGACATATATGTCTCAACCAGAAATTAAATTCAATTATCAGATAGAGGCGCAAAATTCAAAAGGTGTTAAAACTGAAAATTATCTTAAAACTAGCAATTTTGACTTTATTAAGGCGAATATTACTTTTGTTGCTGAAAATGCCAATGTAACGGATTTAACAACGCGATTAGCTGACTTTAAAGGCAGTTGGCAATCAGGTGTTTATGAAAATGATGACGATCATTTAGGTGATGACCTTGGTAAATTTAATCGACTAACAACTATCGATGGTCCCTATGAACAACTTCGGTACGGTATTAAGCTTGTTGATCCTGAAGGCAGTGAATTACTAAGTTTAGATATGTTATCGAATGCGGGTAACTTTACCGCGAAAGCATTGGCAATCGATGTTAGTGAAATGCTTTATGGTCGATGGGTCATGGATAATGCTTATGGTCCAGAAACCGAAGACTTACCCGTTGCAATGACGGTTGAATATTTTAATGGTGGTAAGTTTATGACCAATACAAGTGATAGCTGTACGACTCCGTCATTAAATAGAACGCCTAACGATAAAGTTGCTTCTGGTGCAATTTTTAGTGGTGGCTTAGGGGAAGGACAATATCGATTGTTTGATGAAGATAATTCAGATGGATTAACAGCTTCAGATGTTGAAGCGGCAACTTCAGGTGCTTTTGCCGCGGGACACTTTATTGAACAGCCAAGCCGATTTACTTTCAGCGCCCCCAGAAATGGTGAACAAGGTGTATTACGGTTTGAATATGAAGTGCCTGCATGGTTAAAATACGATTGGCAAGATAATGGCAATAACGATGATAACCCTGCAGCGTTATTAAATTTTGGTCTATTTCGTGGTAACGATCGGGTAATTTCGTGGCGAGAAATTCAAAAATAA
- a CDS encoding type II secretion system protein has translation MFSQSSIRQAHGFTLIELITVIVILGILAVGVSNFLQFGSNIYAESTARDKLVSGARFAIERLNREVRQALPNSLRVTNAGSSTCLTFMPIWGVTTYIDIPVSPESPKNAIEVVPFEVRDIANADKVIVYPTHQSDTNVASGKVQSFTTIDDSIIPWRVNFATNVIFNTDSPTKRVYFIGNNTQICLTSTGTLQRNSVTIAEGIDTASSIIEVIPASLQRNALVRISLLFKENDEQALFSNEIQVPNVP, from the coding sequence ATGTTCTCTCAAAGCTCTATACGTCAAGCGCATGGTTTTACCTTGATTGAGTTAATTACGGTTATTGTAATCCTGGGGATATTGGCGGTAGGTGTTAGTAACTTTTTGCAATTTGGCAGTAATATTTACGCCGAATCTACTGCTCGAGATAAGTTAGTTAGTGGTGCGCGATTTGCAATTGAACGACTAAATAGAGAAGTGCGACAAGCATTACCAAACTCTTTACGTGTGACAAATGCTGGTAGCTCAACGTGCTTAACCTTCATGCCGATATGGGGCGTAACGACTTATATTGATATTCCTGTATCGCCAGAGTCACCAAAAAACGCTATAGAAGTTGTACCATTTGAAGTGAGAGATATTGCAAACGCAGATAAAGTGATTGTGTACCCTACACATCAATCAGATACGAATGTAGCTTCTGGTAAAGTACAAAGCTTCACTACCATTGATGACTCAATAATACCCTGGCGGGTAAACTTTGCTACTAACGTGATATTTAATACAGATTCACCCACTAAGCGCGTTTATTTTATTGGCAATAACACTCAAATTTGCTTAACAAGCACAGGTACTTTACAGCGTAATAGTGTGACAATCGCTGAAGGTATAGACACAGCATCGTCAATTATTGAAGTGATACCAGCAAGTTTACAACGAAACGCGTTAGTGCGTATTTCGCTGTTATTTAAAGAAAATGATGAACAAGCATTGTTTAGTAATGAGATACAGGTGCCAAATGTTCCATAG
- a CDS encoding PEP-CTERM sorting domain-containing protein — MKSFFSLILLSICLTSASQATLITNLTQSELDSHDYTNAVDQLSSASENIHYVSANGWDYAWVSPVNAETWGTNTLYAPEVQQNWTYATLEQLVFIHQVLTLDAFTIKDAQGNATGYIHAVEYFNSVFTGLNQNILDQDVVTTSDFLIGIIASERNEAGLIPFYLDFADTFYVRESLVDTPSADVPEPASLLLIALGLVFIVSRKLVRY; from the coding sequence ATGAAAAGTTTTTTTAGCCTAATATTATTATCGATATGTTTAACTAGTGCTTCACAGGCAACGCTGATCACTAATTTAACGCAGTCTGAACTTGATAGTCATGATTATACTAACGCGGTCGATCAGTTATCATCAGCCTCTGAAAATATTCACTATGTTTCAGCAAATGGGTGGGATTATGCATGGGTTTCACCAGTAAATGCAGAAACTTGGGGAACAAACACATTATACGCGCCTGAAGTTCAACAAAACTGGACGTATGCTACGTTAGAACAATTGGTGTTTATTCATCAGGTATTAACTTTAGATGCTTTTACCATTAAAGATGCTCAGGGAAATGCGACAGGTTATATCCACGCTGTAGAGTATTTTAATTCCGTTTTTACTGGTCTGAATCAGAATATATTAGATCAAGACGTTGTCACTACAAGTGATTTCCTTATTGGTATAATTGCCAGTGAGCGAAACGAAGCGGGGCTAATTCCTTTTTATCTTGATTTTGCTGATACCTTTTATGTAAGGGAATCGTTAGTTGACACCCCATCAGCTGATGTACCTGAACCAGCGTCATTACTTTTAATTGCGCTAGGTCTTGTTTTTATAGTGTCTCGTAAGTTAGTACGTTACTAG